The segment TCCGGAACACGCCGAACGGGGTCGGCTCGATCGGGGCGTTCAGGCTGGCCGACAGGGCCAGGGCGAGTACCTCACGAGTCTGCGCCGGGTCGATCACGCCGTCATCCCACAGCCGCGCGCTGGAATAGTAGGGGTGGCCCTGGCGCTCGTACTGCTCGAGGATCGGCTGGCGGATGGCTTCCTCCTCCTCGGCGGAGAAGGTCTTGCCGCTGCGCTCGGCCTGCTCGCGCTTGACCTGGGTGAGCACGCCGGCGGCCTGGGCCGCGCCCATGACGCCGATCCGCGCGTTCGGCCACATCCACAGGAAGCGCGGATCGTAGGCACGGCCGCACATGCCGTAGTTGCCGGCGCCGAAGCTGCCGCCGATGATCACGGTGAACTTCGGCACCTTGGCGCAGGCCACCGCGGTGACCAGCTTGGCGCCGTGCTTGGCGATGCCGCCGGCCTCGTACTTCTGGCCGACCATGAAGCCGGTGATGTTCTGCAGGAACAGCAGCGGGATGCCGCGCTGGCAGGCCAGCTCGATGAAGTGCGCGCCCTTCTGCGCCGCCTCGGCGAAGAGGATGCCGTTGTTGGCGAGGATGGCCACCGGATAGCCGTGCAGGCGGGCGAAGCCGCACACCAGGGTGGTGCCGAACAGTGCCTTGAACTCGTCGAACTCGCTGCCATCGACCAGTCGTGCGATCACCTCGCGCACGTCGAACGGCTGCTTGGCGTCGGCCGGGATCACCCCGTACAGCTCCTCGCTGGCGTACAGCGGCGCGCGCGGCGCGGCGCTCTCCACCCGGCCCTGCTTGCGCCAGTTGAGGTTGGCCACGCAGCGGCGGGCGATGGCCAGGGCATGGGCGTCATTCTCGGCGTAGTGATCGGCCACCCCACTGGTCTTGCAGTGCACGTCGGCGCCGCCCAGCTCCTCGGCGGTGACCACCTCGCCGGTGGCGGCCTTCACCAGCGGCGGGCCGGCGAGGAAGATGGTGGCCTGGTTGCGCACCATGATGGTCTCGTCGGCCATGGCCGGCACGTAGGCGCCGCCGGCGGTGCACGAGCCCATCACCACGGCGATCTGCGGGATGCCCTGGGCGCTCATGTTGGCCTGGTTGAAGAAGATGCGGCCGAAGTGTTCGCGGTCGGGGAACACCTCGTCCTGGCGCGGCAGGTTGGCGCCGCCGGAGTCGACCAGGTAGATGCACGGCAGGCGATTCTGCTGGGCGATGGTCTGGGCGCGGATGTGCTTCTTCACCGTCAGCGGGTAGTAGCTGCCGCCCTTCACGGTGGCGTCGTTGCCGATGATCATGCACTCGACGCCTTCGACGCGGCCGATGCCGGCGACCACGCCGGCGGCCGGCACGTCCTCGCCGTAGACCTCGTGGGCGGCCAGGGCCGAGACCTCGAGAAAGGCCGAGCCGGGGTCGAGCAGGGCGTTGATGCGCTCGCGCACCAGGAGCTTGCCGCGCGCGGTATGACGCTGCTGGGCGATAGCGCCGCCGCCCTCGCTGATACGGCCGAGCAGGGCGCGCAGGTCGTTCACCTGTTCGAGCATGGCCGCGCTGTTGGCGGCGAACTCCGGCGAGCGGGTATTGAGCTGGGTATGCAGGATGGCCATGGACGGGCTCCCGTAGGGTGGAAATCCGCGAAGCGATTTCCACCTTGTCGTAAATGCGGTGGAAAAGGCCTCTGGCCGTTTTCCACCCTACGGATTATTTGGATTCGTTAAACAGCTCACGGCCGATCAGCATGCGGCGGATCTCGCTGGTGCCGGCGCCGATCTCGTAGAGCTTGGCGTCGCGCAGCAGGCGGCCGGTGGGAAATTCGTTGATGTAGCCGTTGCCGCCGAGGATCTGGATGGCCTGCAGGGCCATCTGCGTCGCGGCTTCGGCGGTGTAGAGGATGACCCCGGCGGCATCCTTGCGGGTGGTTTCGCCACGGTCGCAGGCCTGGGCGACGGCGTAGAGATAGGCGCGGCTGGCGTTGAGCTGGGTATACATGTCGGCGACCTTGCCCTGGATGAACTGGAACTCGCCGATGCTTTGACCGAACTGCTTGCGGTCGTGGATGTAGGGCACCACCACGTCCAGGCAGGCCTGCATGATGCCGGTCGGGCCGCCGGCGAGGACCACGCGCTCGTAGTCGAGGCCGCTCATCAGCACGCGCACGCCGCCGTTGAGCTGGCCCAGCACGTTCTCCTCCGGCACCTCGACGTCGTCGAAGAACAGCTCGCAGGTGTTGGAGCCGCGCATGCCGAGCTTGTCGAACTTGTTGCCGCGGGAGAAACCTTTCCAGTCACGCTCGACGATGAACGCGGTGATGCCGTGCGGGCCCTTGTCCAGGTCGGTCTTGGCGTAGATCACGTAGGTGTTGGCGTCCGGGCCGTTGGTGATCCAGGTCTTGCTGCCGTTGAGCACGTAGCGGTCGCCGCGCTTCTCGGCGCGCAGCTTCATGGAGACCACGTCGGAGCCGGCGTTCGGCTCGCTCATCGCCAGCGCGCCAACGTGCTCGCCGCTGATCAGCCTGGGCAGGTACTTCTGCTTCTGCGCCTCGCTGCCGTTGCGGTTGATCTGGTTGACGCACAGGTTCGAGTGGGCGCCGTAGGACAGCGCCACCGAGGCCGAGGCCCGGCTGATCTCCTCCATGGCCACCACGTGGGCCAGGTAGCCCAGGCCTGCACCGCCATACTCCTCCGGCACGGTGACGCCGAGCAGGCCCATCTCGCCGAACTTCTTCCACATGTCCATCGGGAAGGTGTTGGTGGCGTCGATTTCGGCGGCGCGCGGCGCCAGCTCGGCGTCCACGAAGGCGCGCACCTGGTCGCGCAGCATGTCGATGGTTTCGCCAAGGGCGAAGTTGAGGCTGGAGTAGGGCATGGGGCGTACTCTGTCTTGTAGTTGTTGTCATGAGTGGTCGCACCGGGTTCGAGTATTCATGCGGTGCTTGCCGGGTGACCTTTACGTTAACGTAATGCTGCTTCCGGCGACTGTCAAACCCTTCGGCTGGCCGGTAATCTGCGTGCCGCGGAGGCGACGAACACCTGGCGTTGCTGTTCGTCCAATCTCGAGCTTGCTGAGTTTTCCTGGCGCCGCGAGGAGCGGCGCTCATTCAAAAGAGGTCGTGACGTCCCATGCCCCGAATCGGCTTTGCCTGTCAGTACCGCCATCCGCAGCAGAGCGAGTCGCTCAAGGAGCTCGAGCGCATCGAGCGGACCTTCAACCCGCGCACGACCACCCTGCGCTGGATGGCCTCGGTTGGCCGTGAGGCGGCCGAACAGCGGCTGCTGGAGATCGTCGAGCACAACCTGACGGCGCAGCGCCTGCTGCTCGACTATGTCGCCACGCTACCGGAGGCGTTGCGCATGCTGCGCCTGTCCAGTGACCTCTTGCCGTTCTACAGCCATGAGCAGGTAGCGGGCTTCTATCGCCGGCCCGAAATCCAGGATCGCCTGATTGCCGGCTTCGCGGCGATCGGCGAAGCCGCGCGTGCTGCCGGTATCCGCCTGTCCATGCATCCGGGGCAGTACTGCGTGCTCGGCTCGGACCGCCCCGAGGTGGTGGCCAACAGTCTGGCCGAGTTCGAATACCACGCCGATATGATTCGCATGATGGGCTTTGGCCAGCGCTTCCAGGACTTCAAGTGCAACATCCACATCGCCGGCAAGCTGGGGGCCGAAGGCATCCGCAGCGTCTGGCCGAAGCTGTCGGAGGTGGCGCGCAACTGCATCACCTTCGAGAACGACGAAAAGACCTACGGCCTCGATGACTGCCTGGGCCTGGCTGACCTGGCTCCGGTGGTCCTCGACATCCATCACTGCTGGATTCATGAGGAGCGCTATATCGACCCCGAGGATGTGCGCGTGGCGCAGGTGATCGACAGCTGGCGCGGCGAGCGACCCACCATGCACTACTCTCAGCCGCCCGAATCGCTCATGACGCTGGGCTTCGCCGCCGACCGCCCGCTACAGATTCCCGAGCTGCTGACGCAAGTGAACAAGCGCGACCTCTATGCACACAGCAAGCGCATGTGGAACGAGTGCAGCAACCGTTATGCGCTGGCTTTTCTCGATCGCTTCGACATCATGCTCGAGGCGAAGGACAAGAACCTGGCGGCGCTGGAATTCCACCAGCGCTATCTGCCGCCGGCGTGATGCCTCCACAAACGCGAAGGCCCCGGCGTTTCGAGCGCGCGGGGCCTTGGTGAAGCGGGCAGGGGATCAGACGTTAAACCAGAAATCTGTCCGTAAAGCGTTTATGGATGCGGAATTACCCCTGTTGTCACTCATCTTGTAGTCACTTCCATATACACTTTGGCCGCTGCTACCCGGAGCGAAGCCCGCGCATCGCTTGCCTGGCCCGCATCGCTGCTGTCGGATTTTTTGCTGCAAAAATTCCCTTCTGGGAATCCGTGACCGCTGCCGGGTCGCCGCCTGAAACTTCCTGCATCGACTTTCAATGTGCAGGAGGTGGGGACGATGAAAATTCTACGCCGCAAGGCCGTCTGCGAAAAGCTTGGCGGCATCAATGACGTAACGCTCTGGCGGATCACACGCGATGATCCGACATTCCCGGTATGCATCCAGATCAACAAGCGGGTTGTCGGATGGCTGGAACACGAGATTGATACCTGGCTCGGACAGAAGGCCGCTGCCGCCCGCACCGCCAACAACAACGCTGTCCATCCCTGATCGCTGCGATCCCGCCGGTCGAGGGTCAGGATTTGACGATGCGCAGCGTGGGCAATTTGCTGGACGCTGGTGTGGCAAAAGCCACGCTCAAGCGCGATCCGCTGGAGCGGATCAGGCAGAATGCCGCCGAGGTGGCGAAGCAGGCGGAGCAGCACGACGCCGCCCAAGTATTGACTCCGCGGGTACGCCACCTGATCGACGAAGCCGTGGAGCTGGAGGTCGAGCAGGCCCGCAGCGCAGGCGCGACAGGCTACATCGCGCACTTTCTGGCGCAGGCCACGCTTCCTCATACAGACCCCAAGAGCAACTACTTTGAACGCGGCACAGGCAAGCTGACCCTCTCCATCACAGCTAACCCCAAACATGGCGTGCCCTATGGCGGTCTGCCGCGCCTGCTGTTGGCGTGGATGTGTACCGAGGCCGTCCGCACAGGCAGTCCGGAGCTATCGCTGGGGCGCTCACAGGCGGAATTTCTGGAAAAGCTCGACCTGTACAACGATGGCCGGTACATCGCCAGAGTGCGTGACCAGAGCTTGCGGCTAGTCCGCTCGCTGATCTCCGTCAGCGGCGCGGACGGGGATGCACTGGGTATCGAAAACATCCTGATCGCCAAACGGGCATTTCTCTTCTGGAACGCCCGCGACACTGAGCAGCCCGCACTGTGGGACAGCTCAATCACCCTCAGTACGGACTTCTTCGAGAGCCTGACCCATGCTCCGGTGCCGATCAGAATGGAGGCGCTTCAAGCGCTCAAGAAGTCGCCTCTGGCGATGGATATCTACACATGGCTGGTCTACCGCATGTTCAGTCTGAACGTGGCGACAATCAAGGGCGGCAAGCGGCTTGCTCAGGTGCCTTGGGCTGGCTTGATGAGGCAGTTCGGCTCTGGCTATGCGAATACTCCTAAGGGGCTGGCCAACTTCAAGACCAATTTCCGCCTCCGGCTAAATGAAGCGCTGCTGTTCTATCCCGAGGCTCGGAACCACATCGAGGAAACGAAAGACCACCTGATCCTCACCCCTGCACGCCTACATATCGCAGCGACCAAGAGGAGAGGATAAGCCTGCGGGCTTTTCGGGTTGTCCACGTGACATCACTAGTAAGGCTGAAACCCTTGCCAGAGCTGGCTTTGGTGCCATTTCTGCAAGTTGTCCACGTGACATTGCTAGTCATCGGTACGTGACATCGCTAGCCGTTTTACGTGACATCGCTAGTCACGGCCGACGTGCGGAATCGCCTGTAAACCCCACTGGGACGGGGATTCAGCGAAATGGAGAGACCGCCCCTAGTAGTTCTGCTTTTAGGCTTTTCTAGTATTTATAGAAAACCTAGTAGCTGCCGCTCTTCGGCTGTGGGCAATCCTTCGCACCCTCCGGTCGCTGCGCGGCTACTCGTTATTTAAAAGGGTATCCGGATTTTTTGGTTGATTGGCTCATATCATGATGACGGAACCAACCATCAGCTCAGCGGATTACCTGGTTGATGACGACTCTTCTTCACGGCCCCTGCAAGTTTGCAGCAACGCCCAGGTTCGCATGCCGAGATACGCAGTGAGGCTTCGCGATCAACACACCATGCATTCACAATGTCACTGCAAGGTCCGGCATGTCTCTGCTCAGTCCTTACGGCCTGAGCTAGCCCTATACAGCTGTTGTTTGCTCTCCTCGCTGATCCCCGTCAGGATGCCGCAGGCATTGATCTCCCGACCCTCGTTGCAACTCGCCCTCAGTGAAACGAGTTGTTGCTCAAGCGCTTGCAGAGCAGTTATCTGCGACCGCACATGAGAGATGTGGTCATCGAGCATGGCGTTGACGGCGGTACAGGGCTGGCGAGGGTCGTCCTGATAGCTCTGTAGCTCGCGAATCTCTGTCAGTGACAGGTCCAGAATTCGGCAGCGGCGGATAAAGGCAAGCCACTCGCCATGCTTCTCGGTATAGACACGGTAACCATTCTCCTGCCGTTCTGGCGGCGGCAACAGGCCCTGCTGCTCATAGAAGCGGATCGTCTGCGTGTCGATACCCGCTATCTGGGCTAACTGACCAATGCGCATCAGGCTTACTCCTCAACGGATCATCTGTCCCATTGACCTTATAGTAGCTATATAGTTTTTAATACTAGCAATCTATGTTGGTTAACTGGAGCCGTATCGTGAGTAAAGCCTGTGGTGGCCCATGTAGCTGCGATGCAACGCCTGCAGCGGATACCGATATGCCGGTCTCCTCCGAAGCGTCAGGGGAATGGGTCAGCGTGTATGCTGTGCCGAAGATGGATTGTCCCTCAGAAGAACGGATGATCCGCTTGGCGCTGAACGGCTTTGATGAGATTCGAACGCTGTCCTTCGACTTGTCGAACCGCCGATTGGAGGTCGTGCATGACGGCGAGGCTGAGCCCATCACCGCGAAACTGGCGACCTTGGGGCTAGGCGCCTCTCTTCAGGAAACCGTCATTGCCGACCCAGAGACGATCAAGGCCGCTGAGAGCTCGGCAGTCTCTGCTACGCAGGAGTCAGGCACTCTGCGCGTGTTGCTCGGTATCAATGCGATCATGTTCGTGGTGGAAATGACTGCTGGCCTGATCGCCCAGTCTACCGGCCTGATCGCTGATTCCCTGGATATGTTTGCCGATGCAGCCGTCTATGGCCTGGCTCTCTATGCCGTAGGGCGCAGTGCGAAAATGCAGGTACGTGCCGCGCATCTGGCAGGGGTACTGCAACTGATTTTGGCTATCGGCGTACTCGTCGAGGTGGTGCGACGCTTTGTTTTCGGTAGTGAGCCTGAATCGCTGATGATGATGGCGATCGCCTTCGTCGCGTTGATCGCCAATACCGGTTGCCTGCTGTTGATATCCAAGCACCGCGAAGGCGGCGCGCATATGAAGGCAAGCTGGATATTCTCGGCCAATGATGTGGTGATCAACATGGGCGTCATCGCCGCCGGTGCCTTGGTCGCCTGGACGGGGTCCAGCTACCCTGACCTGATTATCGGTACCATCGTGGGCCTGATCGTCCTCAACGGCGCTCGGCGCATCCTGGCGCTCAAGGGGTGAGGCTGCACGGTACGCAGCTATCGATGCCTGGGACACTTGATCGAAGTGGCTGTACAAGCGCGCTAGGCCTGAACGACAGCATATAGCGCGAAGGCTCGGAGCCAGCAAGGTAGCGTATCTAGGAATCAACCAAGGAAGGAAGATGATGGATAGTATCTGGCTGGTACTCGGCCTGGCGCTGTTGCCCGCCTTAGGCAATTTTAGTGGTGGGCTCGCTGCGGAGGCCTCCCGAACTACCGGGCGCCGTCTCAATTACGCCCTTCACGGCGCTGCCGGCCTCGTCATTGCGGTGGTGGCGGTTGAAATCATGCCGCGCGTGCTAGAGAACCTCTCAGCCTGGGTAATCGCCCTCGCTTTCGCGCTGGGCGGCATTGCTTACGTAGGTATCGAGAAGCTCGTTGAGAGTCTCCAGAAGCGACAAGGCCAGCAGGGAGAAGGCGGTCAGACGAGTGTCTGGATGATCTATATCGCCGTATCCATCGACCTGTTCAGCGATGGCCTCCTGATCGGGGCGGGGTCGGCGGTCTCACCGTCGGTCGCGATAATCCTGGCGGCGGGTCAGGTTCTCGCCGATGTTCCTGAGGGCTTTGCGACGATCGCCACCATGAAAGATAAAGGAATCCCTCGTAGCAAGCGGATACTGCTCTCTGCTTCCTTCGCGATTCCTGTGCTCTCGGCAGCCGTCTTTGCTTACTTCGTACTCAGGAACCAGCCGGAGGCATTTAAGCTAGCGGCACTGACGTTCACGGCAGGCCTTCTCACGGTCGCTGCCATCGAAGATATGGTCTCCGAGGCTCACGAGAGCGGTGACGATACGCACATCTCACCGCTGGCTTTCATAGGCGGCTTCGTCCTGTTCGTTCTGGTATCAGCGGGCTTGGAAGGGGTGGTATCGCAAAGCTAACGTACTGCTCCCCAACACAGCCACTGTCGTGCTGGCCGAATACGAAGCAGCTCCCAGCTTACGGCGCACCTAGTCGAGTCCAGAAACATTCACTTTGCCACCCTGGCCAGCCGGCCGAATGAATTGACGCAGCTTGATTAAGCGGAGCAAGAAAGCATGAGCCACAGGGTTGATCCTGGATTCGGAGGCGAGAGAGCATTGGGTGATAAGTGCGCGCTACCCTCTAGCCTATACACGGGCGTGCGCTATAAGCCGCTTCTGACAGGGGGGATGGCTCTACTTGCTGGAGGCGCCATGCCGCTTGCCTTTGCCCCTGTGGGCTGGGCATGGCTTGCGGTGATCGCTCTGGCAACATTTTTTGTCCTGACCGCGCAGTCTTCAAGGCGTCAGGCGCTGTGGTCGGCCTACCTCTTTGGCCTTGGCTACTTCGGCGTGGGTGTCTCCTGGGTCTTTATCAGCATTAGCCAGTACGGCAATGGCCCCGTGGTGGCGGTGTTAGTCACGGCGGCCTTTGTCTCGCTGCTCGCCCTCTTTCCATGGGGCGTCGCGTACCTCGTGCGCTGCCTGCGCCCTGAGATGGATGCAATGGCACTCTGGCTAGGGCTACCTGCGGCATGGGTGCTGAGTGAATGGATGCGCACCTGGTTCTTGACCGGCTTTCCCTGGCTCTTCATTGGCTACAGCCAGACCGACACCACACTTGCCACTATCGCTCCCGTCTTTGGCGTGCTTGGCGTGAGTTTACTGGTGGCACTTCTCGCTGGCGGGCTTGCCTGGGTTGTCCAGGGGCCAAGCCTGCGCCGTGCTGCGGTAGTCGGTGCCGTGTTAGTCGCTACCCTCGCCGGCTTGCAACTGCTGGATCGTGAATGGACGCAGCCAGCCGCTGACCCGATCGATGTCGTCCTCTTGCAAGGAAACATCGCGCAAGACAAGAAATGGGACCCGAGATACCGGGACATCACACTTGAGCGCTATCAGGCGCTTACCGCGCAGCATCTCGGAGCCGATATCGTGATCTGGCCAGAAGCGGCAATCCCGATGTGGCATGACCAGGCCAAAGCATATCTTGCTGAGCTTGAGGCGTTAGCCGATCAGGCAGGCACATCGTTAATGATTGGCGTCCCGGTACGCGAGGCGGAGGGCCGTACCTACAACGCCGTGGTAAGCCTCTCCGATCCCTCAGGCTTCTACTACAAACGCCACCTGGTGCCCTTCGGTGAATATGTTCCGTTTCGGGATCTTTTGGGGTCGGCCCTCGACGTGCTCGGGGCGCCCATGTCCGACTTCACACCGGGACGGGAAGCGCACGTCCTGAATGCAGCAGGGGTGCCCGTAGGGGCACTCATCTGCTACGAGGCGGTCTTTGGTGCCGAAGTCACTGAGCTTCTGCCCGAAGCGCAGTTACTGGTGAATGTCAGCAACGATGCCTGGTTCGGCAGCTCGCTCGGCCCCCTCCAGCATTTCCAGATGGCACGCATGCGTGCCATCGAAACCGGACGTGACCTTCTTCGAGCCACGAACACCGGTATCACAGCAGCCATCAATCATGAGGGCAAAGTGCTCAAGCGTGCTCCGCAGTTCGAAGTGGCCACCCTCAGCGCCGAAGTGACACCGCGAACTGGCGCGCCCCCTTATGTGCGCTGGCGGGATTGGCCTGTCCTTGGCCTGACCGCACTCGGACTCGGCCTGCTCCTGCTCCGTCGAATTCGTCGGCATCATCGGTTGGGTACATGACGCTTGTTATTTAGCAGCGAGCAAATTCTAGATTGGGTCAGGAGGAAGGGGATATGTCTACTTATGGCAGTCGGCTCGCAGAGAAAGCCCACGAGCCGGGAAAGGCGATGCGCTGGCTGTGGCTCTCGCTCCTGTTACTGTTTGTCGATCAGGCAAGCAAGTACCTTGCCAGCACCATGCTAGCGCATGGTGAAAGCGTGCCTGCCGCACCCTTCTTCAATTGGGTCCACCGCCACAATACGGGGGCGGCCTTCAGCTTTCTCGCGGATGTCGGCGGTTGGCAGCAGCCGCTTTTCATCGGACTGGCCCTGGTTATCTCGATATTACTGGTGTACTGGCTTTGGCGTTCACCACGCGTACTGAGTTATCGGCTCGCCCTCAGTGCGATCCTCGGCGGCGCGTTGGGCAATGTCGCAGATCGCTTGCGGTTAGGCTACGTAGAGGATTTTCTCGATTTTCACTATGCCCAGTGGCACTGGCCATCGTTCAACCTAGCGGACGTATGGATCTTCCTCGGTGTCGCCCTCTTTATTTGGGCGGAAATACGACATCAACCAGGCAGCCGCCGCCGCTGAATCGCCTAGCGTCTTCGCTATCGCATGCTTGACTTCCGGAATAGGCGCGTCCTGGGCCTTGATAAGGCGGCACGCCTTCATGAGCCAGCTGTACGTTCCTGATGCACGACTGCTGCCAAGGGCTCTGCTGCATCCTAACCAATCTGGAAGAGCGCACCCTGCTGGACCTGCTACCCGGTCGTCAGCAAGAGAGGGTGACAAGACGCCTCATGAGCATGGCCAACCGCCACCAGGTCGAGATCGTCAGCATGGACATGTGGAAGCCCTACCGCCGCGCCTTCCAGACGGTGCTGCCACAGGCCCGTATCGTGGTCGATAAGTTCCACGTCGTGCGCATGGCCAACGAGGCCTTAGAGAAGATCCGCAAAGGCCTAAGGAAGGAGTTG is part of the Stutzerimonas balearica DSM 6083 genome and harbors:
- a CDS encoding carboxyl transferase domain-containing protein, with the protein product MAILHTQLNTRSPEFAANSAAMLEQVNDLRALLGRISEGGGAIAQQRHTARGKLLVRERINALLDPGSAFLEVSALAAHEVYGEDVPAAGVVAGIGRVEGVECMIIGNDATVKGGSYYPLTVKKHIRAQTIAQQNRLPCIYLVDSGGANLPRQDEVFPDREHFGRIFFNQANMSAQGIPQIAVVMGSCTAGGAYVPAMADETIMVRNQATIFLAGPPLVKAATGEVVTAEELGGADVHCKTSGVADHYAENDAHALAIARRCVANLNWRKQGRVESAAPRAPLYASEELYGVIPADAKQPFDVREVIARLVDGSEFDEFKALFGTTLVCGFARLHGYPVAILANNGILFAEAAQKGAHFIELACQRGIPLLFLQNITGFMVGQKYEAGGIAKHGAKLVTAVACAKVPKFTVIIGGSFGAGNYGMCGRAYDPRFLWMWPNARIGVMGAAQAAGVLTQVKREQAERSGKTFSAEEEEAIRQPILEQYERQGHPYYSSARLWDDGVIDPAQTREVLALALSASLNAPIEPTPFGVFRM
- a CDS encoding isovaleryl-CoA dehydrogenase — protein: MPYSSLNFALGETIDMLRDQVRAFVDAELAPRAAEIDATNTFPMDMWKKFGEMGLLGVTVPEEYGGAGLGYLAHVVAMEEISRASASVALSYGAHSNLCVNQINRNGSEAQKQKYLPRLISGEHVGALAMSEPNAGSDVVSMKLRAEKRGDRYVLNGSKTWITNGPDANTYVIYAKTDLDKGPHGITAFIVERDWKGFSRGNKFDKLGMRGSNTCELFFDDVEVPEENVLGQLNGGVRVLMSGLDYERVVLAGGPTGIMQACLDVVVPYIHDRKQFGQSIGEFQFIQGKVADMYTQLNASRAYLYAVAQACDRGETTRKDAAGVILYTAEAATQMALQAIQILGGNGYINEFPTGRLLRDAKLYEIGAGTSEIRRMLIGRELFNESK
- a CDS encoding UV damage endonuclease UvsE, which gives rise to MPRIGFACQYRHPQQSESLKELERIERTFNPRTTTLRWMASVGREAAEQRLLEIVEHNLTAQRLLLDYVATLPEALRMLRLSSDLLPFYSHEQVAGFYRRPEIQDRLIAGFAAIGEAARAAGIRLSMHPGQYCVLGSDRPEVVANSLAEFEYHADMIRMMGFGQRFQDFKCNIHIAGKLGAEGIRSVWPKLSEVARNCITFENDEKTYGLDDCLGLADLAPVVLDIHHCWIHEERYIDPEDVRVAQVIDSWRGERPTMHYSQPPESLMTLGFAADRPLQIPELLTQVNKRDLYAHSKRMWNECSNRYALAFLDRFDIMLEAKDKNLAALEFHQRYLPPA
- a CDS encoding helix-turn-helix transcriptional regulator, with protein sequence MKILRRKAVCEKLGGINDVTLWRITRDDPTFPVCIQINKRVVGWLEHEIDTWLGQKAAAARTANNNAVHP
- a CDS encoding replication protein RepA, yielding MRSVGNLLDAGVAKATLKRDPLERIRQNAAEVAKQAEQHDAAQVLTPRVRHLIDEAVELEVEQARSAGATGYIAHFLAQATLPHTDPKSNYFERGTGKLTLSITANPKHGVPYGGLPRLLLAWMCTEAVRTGSPELSLGRSQAEFLEKLDLYNDGRYIARVRDQSLRLVRSLISVSGADGDALGIENILIAKRAFLFWNARDTEQPALWDSSITLSTDFFESLTHAPVPIRMEALQALKKSPLAMDIYTWLVYRMFSLNVATIKGGKRLAQVPWAGLMRQFGSGYANTPKGLANFKTNFRLRLNEALLFYPEARNHIEETKDHLILTPARLHIAATKRRG
- the cadR gene encoding Cd(II)/Pb(II)-responsive transcriptional regulator; its protein translation is MRIGQLAQIAGIDTQTIRFYEQQGLLPPPERQENGYRVYTEKHGEWLAFIRRCRILDLSLTEIRELQSYQDDPRQPCTAVNAMLDDHISHVRSQITALQALEQQLVSLRASCNEGREINACGILTGISEESKQQLYRASSGRKD
- a CDS encoding cation transporter — encoded protein: MSKACGGPCSCDATPAADTDMPVSSEASGEWVSVYAVPKMDCPSEERMIRLALNGFDEIRTLSFDLSNRRLEVVHDGEAEPITAKLATLGLGASLQETVIADPETIKAAESSAVSATQESGTLRVLLGINAIMFVVEMTAGLIAQSTGLIADSLDMFADAAVYGLALYAVGRSAKMQVRAAHLAGVLQLILAIGVLVEVVRRFVFGSEPESLMMMAIAFVALIANTGCLLLISKHREGGAHMKASWIFSANDVVINMGVIAAGALVAWTGSSYPDLIIGTIVGLIVLNGARRILALKG
- a CDS encoding ZIP family metal transporter encodes the protein MMDSIWLVLGLALLPALGNFSGGLAAEASRTTGRRLNYALHGAAGLVIAVVAVEIMPRVLENLSAWVIALAFALGGIAYVGIEKLVESLQKRQGQQGEGGQTSVWMIYIAVSIDLFSDGLLIGAGSAVSPSVAIILAAGQVLADVPEGFATIATMKDKGIPRSKRILLSASFAIPVLSAAVFAYFVLRNQPEAFKLAALTFTAGLLTVAAIEDMVSEAHESGDDTHISPLAFIGGFVLFVLVSAGLEGVVSQS
- the lnt gene encoding apolipoprotein N-acyltransferase; its protein translation is MPLAFAPVGWAWLAVIALATFFVLTAQSSRRQALWSAYLFGLGYFGVGVSWVFISISQYGNGPVVAVLVTAAFVSLLALFPWGVAYLVRCLRPEMDAMALWLGLPAAWVLSEWMRTWFLTGFPWLFIGYSQTDTTLATIAPVFGVLGVSLLVALLAGGLAWVVQGPSLRRAAVVGAVLVATLAGLQLLDREWTQPAADPIDVVLLQGNIAQDKKWDPRYRDITLERYQALTAQHLGADIVIWPEAAIPMWHDQAKAYLAELEALADQAGTSLMIGVPVREAEGRTYNAVVSLSDPSGFYYKRHLVPFGEYVPFRDLLGSALDVLGAPMSDFTPGREAHVLNAAGVPVGALICYEAVFGAEVTELLPEAQLLVNVSNDAWFGSSLGPLQHFQMARMRAIETGRDLLRATNTGITAAINHEGKVLKRAPQFEVATLSAEVTPRTGAPPYVRWRDWPVLGLTALGLGLLLLRRIRRHHRLGT
- the lspA gene encoding signal peptidase II yields the protein MSTYGSRLAEKAHEPGKAMRWLWLSLLLLFVDQASKYLASTMLAHGESVPAAPFFNWVHRHNTGAAFSFLADVGGWQQPLFIGLALVISILLVYWLWRSPRVLSYRLALSAILGGALGNVADRLRLGYVEDFLDFHYAQWHWPSFNLADVWIFLGVALFIWAEIRHQPGSRRR